The nucleotide window GCAGCAGGCGCAGGTTGGCCACTTCGAACGACTGGATCTCGACCGGCGCGCGGCGCGTGTATTCGTGCGCGGCCAGGGTGGCCATGAAACGCTCTTCCAGCGGCAGGCCGGCGCGGGCAAAGTAGGTGGAATGCTTCAGTTCCGGCACCAGGCCGATCACGCGGCCGATCGTGGCCGACTGCGCGGCCACGAAGTCGATCACTTCCTCGAACGTCACCACCTGGAACATGCCGTCGTAGCTGGCACTTTCCGGGCGCGATACGGGAATGCGCTCGATGGCGCGCAGTGTCTTCAGCTCGGCCAGCGTGAAATCGTCGACGAACCAGCCTTCGTGGGTGTCGCCGTCGATCGTCCTGCGCACGCGGCGGCTGGCGAACTCCGGGCGTTTCGCCACGTCGGTCGTCTCGGCGAGGAACGCTTCGTGGCGCGCCACCAGCACGCCGTCCTTGGTCGACACCAGGTCCGGCTCGATGAAATCGGCGCCGTCCGCGATGGCCTTGGCATAGGCGGCCAGCGTGTGCTCGGGCCGCAGCGCCGAGGCGCCGCGGTGCGCGAACACCAGCGGCCGCGCCGGCCCCGCTGTCGCGGCGGCCGGCAGCAGCGTACCGGCCAGGCCCGCGGCGGTGGCTGCCGCGGTTTTCGTGGCCGCCGCGATGAAGCCGCGGCGGGAGAGATATCGTCCGGTCATCTGAAGTCCGCCATCAAGGTGAGGAACCCCTGCCGCGGGGCGATCGGGAAGGTATTGTACGTCTTGTCGGCCGCGCCCACGACGACGTTCAGGTCGCCGCGGCGATCGGCCAGGTTCGTCACGTTGAGGCGATAGCGCGCGTTCTTCACCCAGGTGCCGTCCAGGAAGGGCAGCTTGCCCGATACGCCGAGGCCCATCAGGAAGTAGCTGCTCACGGACAGGTCGTTGGTGTACGTCGCGTAGCGCTTGCCCACGTAGTCGCCCGTCAGCTGGACTTCGACGCCCGCCAGGTTCAGCGAGGCGACGAACTTGTTCATCCATTGCGGACTGCCGGGGATGTTCTTGCCGGCCGTCGGCACGGTGGCCGCGCCATTCAGGTAGTTGTCCTCGTACTTCGAGCGGTTGTACGAGATCGCGTCGTAGAACGAGAAGGTGCGGCCGAAGTGGAACGTGCCGGAGAGGTCGATGCCGTCGATCTTCACGTTGCCCACGTTGGCCAGCACCGGGTTGCCGCCGATGATCGAGGAAATCACCGGGGTCGGGCTGATCGTCAGCAGGCGGTCCTTGAAGTTCACGTGGTAGACGCTGACCTGGCCATCGAAGCCGGTCAGCGGGCCGGCGCTGAACGAACGGCTGCTGCGCAGGCCACCTTCGAACGTGACCGAGGTTTCCGGTTTCGCGGTGGACTTGAACAGGTCGAACGCCGACTGGCTGGCCAGGCTCCACGGCGATGCGCCGCCGCCGCCATAGGTGACGAACTGGCGCATGTTCTTCTGCACGTTGACGAAGGCCTGGTCGCTCGCCGTGATGTCCCAGCGTGCGCCCAGCTGTGGCAGGAACCACTTCTTCGTGTCGATATCGCCTTCCGGCAGTGCCCTGGAACCGCCGGCGATGGCGCCCACCTTCGGCTGCACCGGCATCATGCCGCGGGCGAACTGCAGGCTGGACTTGAAGCCGCCCTGCAGCACCAGGCCGGGGCGCACGCGCCATTCGTCCTGCAGGTGCAGCTGGACCACCTTGTTGTCGATCTCGCTGCCGTACTGCGTGATCAGCGGATTTTCCGGGCGGTCGTAGGGCGAGCTGGGGTTGTCGACGTCCAGCGCGTACCAGCGGCGATACGCTTGCGAGTCATTTTTCTCGAACCACAGGCCGCCCTGCAGCGTGTGGTCGCCGATCTCGGTGCGCAGCGTCGACAGCCAGCCGGTGCGATTGATGCGGTATTCCGTGGTGCGCGTGGCATAGCCGGAATTGCCGAACACCTGCTTCAGGTTCTGGTTCGGGTAGTAGACGGCGAACAGCGCGGGCAGGCCGGCCACGCCGATCGGGCCGGCAACCACGCCCACGCCGTCGTCGTAATGGTAGTAGACCTGGTTCGACCAGGTGGTGCTGTCGTTGATGTTCCAGTCGTACTTCACATAGCCGAGGTAATCCTCGCGCTGCGCGTCGCTGTAGTAGTTGCGGTAGTTGTTGCCTTCGGCGGGCGGCGTGGCACCGGCCGGCGACAGGTAGTTGAGCGCGGCCTGGAAGTCCGGGTACAGGAAGGGGCGGGTGTACGGCTGGTATTTCTCGGTGGCCGAGTGGACCGTGCTGTCCTCGTTCGGCTCGATCTTGTCGCTGTAGTTGAAGAAGACGGTGAGGCGGCCGGTGGCGTTGTCGTTGACGAACTTGGCGTTGAGCTGGTCGCCGCCCTGGCGGCCGTGGAAATCCCAGGCGCGCGCTTCGTGGTGCATGGCGGAGACATACACGCTGGCGTCGCCGATCTTGCCCGAGTCATAGCGCAGGAACGTGCGCGACGTCTTGTGGCTGCCGAGGGTCTGCTGCACGGCGACGTTGCGCTCGGCCAGCGGGTCCGACGAGAACGTTTCGATGGTGCCGCCCAGGTTGCTGGTGGACGCGGTGGCCAGGTCGCCGGCGCCGGAGGACAGCACCACGCCGCGCACGTTTTCCGAGATCACGGCGCGCTGCGGCGACAGGCCGTTGTAGTTGCCGTATTGCTGGTCGCCCAGCGGCACGCCATCCATCGTGTAGCCCAGCTGCTGGCCCGAGAAGCCGTGCACGAACAGCGACAGGTTCTGCTCATTGTTGCCCCACGGGTCGGCGGTCTGGAAGCTGACGCCGGGCAGCGTCTGCAGCGCCTTCAGCGGATTGGTGCCGGGCAGGATCTTCTGGATCTCGTCGCCCTTCAGCGCCACCGAGGAGC belongs to Pseudoduganella albidiflava and includes:
- a CDS encoding TonB-dependent receptor, whose protein sequence is MKKQIKAAMVASLALAPLAMAQQVATAVAAMESGAVDAGSEAAAAAAGPMATVEVATRRTRSSVALKGDEIQKILPGTNPLKALQTLPGVSFQTADPWGNNEQNLSLFVHGFSGQQLGYTMDGVPLGDQQYGNYNGLSPQRAVISENVRGVVLSSGAGDLATASTSNLGGTIETFSSDPLAERNVAVQQTLGSHKTSRTFLRYDSGKIGDASVYVSAMHHEARAWDFHGRQGGDQLNAKFVNDNATGRLTVFFNYSDKIEPNEDSTVHSATEKYQPYTRPFLYPDFQAALNYLSPAGATPPAEGNNYRNYYSDAQREDYLGYVKYDWNINDSTTWSNQVYYHYDDGVGVVAGPIGVAGLPALFAVYYPNQNLKQVFGNSGYATRTTEYRINRTGWLSTLRTEIGDHTLQGGLWFEKNDSQAYRRWYALDVDNPSSPYDRPENPLITQYGSEIDNKVVQLHLQDEWRVRPGLVLQGGFKSSLQFARGMMPVQPKVGAIAGGSRALPEGDIDTKKWFLPQLGARWDITASDQAFVNVQKNMRQFVTYGGGGASPWSLASQSAFDLFKSTAKPETSVTFEGGLRSSRSFSAGPLTGFDGQVSVYHVNFKDRLLTISPTPVISSIIGGNPVLANVGNVKIDGIDLSGTFHFGRTFSFYDAISYNRSKYEDNYLNGAATVPTAGKNIPGSPQWMNKFVASLNLAGVEVQLTGDYVGKRYATYTNDLSVSSYFLMGLGVSGKLPFLDGTWVKNARYRLNVTNLADRRGDLNVVVGAADKTYNTFPIAPRQGFLTLMADFR
- a CDS encoding glycerophosphodiester phosphodiesterase; translation: MTGRYLSRRGFIAAATKTAAATAAGLAGTLLPAAATAGPARPLVFAHRGASALRPEHTLAAYAKAIADGADFIEPDLVSTKDGVLVARHEAFLAETTDVAKRPEFASRRVRRTIDGDTHEGWFVDDFTLAELKTLRAIERIPVSRPESASYDGMFQVVTFEEVIDFVAAQSATIGRVIGLVPELKHSTYFARAGLPLEERFMATLAAHEYTRRAPVEIQSFEVANLRLLREKLDKRTNLRLMQLVGIGPVKPSDVAAAGGSLTYAEMATPAGLREIARYADVFSPPTRALIPLAKDGRLAAPTSLASDARAAGLRLETWTFRPENRFIAADFRDGGGEHARNEAGSIAEMRRYLELGLDGFFTDDPALGVKAVAG